In Kutzneria kofuensis, the DNA window TCGAGGCCGGCACCGCCTTCCGCTGGGGGCCGGCGGGCCTGTTGAGCTACGCCTTCGCCGGCTACATCCGGCTGTACGCGCGGATCTCCTTCGCGGTGCGGCGCCGGCAGGAGTTCGAGGCCGACGCCGTCGCCGCCCGCATCGCCGGCCCTCGGGCCGTCGCCCAGGCGCTGCGGTCGCTGGCCGCCATCGACGCAAGCTGGCACGCCTACGTACAGAACTACCTGCTCCGGACCGCGGCCGCCGGCTACGCGCCGGAGGATCCGCTGGCCATGTTCGTGGCGATGCTGTCGGACGCGCCGGTCCGGGCGGTCGATCCCGGGCCGGAGCCGCGCAACCCGTACGCGAGCCACCCCAGCACCGCCGACCGGCTGGCCCGGCTCGCCGGGATGGATGTCGACGTGCCGACGCGGCTGCCCGAGCCCACGCCGTCGACCTGGCGTTATCCCCGACGGGAAGTGGTCGAGCACCTGCTGCCCGACCGTGAGGTGGAGACGCTGCCGTCCGCGCAGTGGCTGGACAAGGCCGCTCACCAGGCCGCCCCGACCGCGTCGGCCCGGACGCTGCTCGCCGCCGCCGGCTCCGGCGCCACGCTCGCCACCGTGCTCGACACCTTGGAAGCCGGCGAGGCCGCCCGGCTCGCCGTGCGCTTCGACCCCGACGACCGGCACCGTGCCATGGCCCGGCTGTGTGAAGCCCTGCATGCGCTGGTCGGGCACTACCTCGTCGAGGCCGGCAGCGCGCATTGGCGGCTGTCGTGGACCGGGCCGAGCGAGCTCGTCGTCAGCGAGCTGCGGGCCGACGGCGTGCACGTGCTGCCCTTCGCCGAACTGAACGGTTTGGTTTTCGAGGCCGTCGACCACCGCTCCGGCGTCGACCGGCTGCGCCTGCACCTCGCGTCCTTACGCGTCGACCCCCGCCGGCCCTTCGCCTCCGAGACCGAGCAGTCCACCAGCGTCGTCTTCGACACCGAGCCCCTGCGCCGGGACCGCGCCCGCCGCACCCGCGTCATCGCCCTCTACGGCGCCGCGGTGATCGCCATCGTCGCCGTCTCCGTGATCGCCGACGGGTCGAACGAGGACCCGCCCCGCAACATCACGACGGTGCTGCCGACCTACACCGCGCCGACCACCCACTACCGACTGCCCACCAGCCTGTTCCCCTATCCGACGCTGCCCCGGCCCACCTTCGACATCTCGATCATCCCTGCGCCGCCGTTGCTGACCCCGACGAACGGGAACCCATGACACACGCTCTGATCATCGGCGGCGGCATCGCCGGCGCCGCGACCGCACTCGCGCTGGGCAAGGCCGGCGTGACCTCGACCGTGTACGAGGCGTACCCGACCGGGGGCGACGACGTCGGCGCCT includes these proteins:
- a CDS encoding M48 family metallopeptidase gives rise to the protein MITLRAVLAIVLLVGVYLLALVGVAVAGLLMVLAAQSTQDYVQGELTTFNFQIVLLLFGSVVTLVAVIGGLFRVGQAGSDTGSVLVDEEDAPELWTFVKQVAAEAGIRPPDELRLTGEVNASVSEDARLLGLLPGRRRLHLGLPLLATLSANELRALLGHEFGHYIGWHTRVGVVVHRGYLALDRLQNNLIEAGTAFRWGPAGLLSYAFAGYIRLYARISFAVRRRQEFEADAVAARIAGPRAVAQALRSLAAIDASWHAYVQNYLLRTAAAGYAPEDPLAMFVAMLSDAPVRAVDPGPEPRNPYASHPSTADRLARLAGMDVDVPTRLPEPTPSTWRYPRREVVEHLLPDREVETLPSAQWLDKAAHQAAPTASARTLLAAAGSGATLATVLDTLEAGEAARLAVRFDPDDRHRAMARLCEALHALVGHYLVEAGSAHWRLSWTGPSELVVSELRADGVHVLPFAELNGLVFEAVDHRSGVDRLRLHLASLRVDPRRPFASETEQSTSVVFDTEPLRRDRARRTRVIALYGAAVIAIVAVSVIADGSNEDPPRNITTVLPTYTAPTTHYRLPTSLFPYPTLPRPTFDISIIPAPPLLTPTNGNP